Proteins encoded by one window of Juglans regia cultivar Chandler chromosome 15, Walnut 2.0, whole genome shotgun sequence:
- the LOC109008215 gene encoding basic form of pathogenesis-related protein 1-like, with product MGYSSKTFLFLCLVGLTLAHVSLAESSDVQDFLDAHNAARAEVGVGPISWNKTLEAYAQNYANQRRDCVLEHSNGPYSENICSGWSGFTALEAVKMFVDEKQFYDYKSNKCVKDECRHYTQVIWKDTTSLGCAKVRCHSGGIFVTCNYSPPGNNDGERPY from the coding sequence ATGGGCTACTCAAGCAAGACTTTCCTATTCCTATGCCTGGTGGGGTTAACCCTTGCTCATGTTTCTCTAGCTGAAAGCTCTGACGTCCAAGACTTTCTAGATGCGCACAATGCAGCTCGTGCCGAAGTGGGTGTCGGTCCAATTTCTTGGAACAAGACCCTTGAAGCCTATGCTCAAAATTATGCTAACCAGAGGAGGGACTGCGTGTTGGAGCATTCAAACGGGCCGTATTCAGAGAACATATGTTCAGGCTGGAGTGGCTTTACAGCATTAGAGGCTGTGAAGATGTTTGTAGATGAGAAGCAATTCTATGACTATAAGAGCAACAAGTGTGTGAAGGATGAGTGCAGGCACTACACTCAGGTTATTTGGAAGGACACGACGAGTCTGGGCTGTGCCAAGGTAAGGTGTCATAGTGGCGGAATATTTGTGACATGTAACTATTCTCCTCCGGGAAATAACGACGGCGAACGCCCTTATTAG
- the LOC109008250 gene encoding basic form of pathogenesis-related protein 1-like, whose translation MGYSSKTFLFLCLVGLTLAHVSLAESSDVQDFLDAHNAARAEVGVGPISWNKTLEAYAQNYANQRRDCVLEHSNGPYSENICSGWSGFTALEAVKMFVDEKQFYDYKSNKCVKDECRHYTQVIWKDTTSLGCAKVRCHSGGIFVTCNYSPPGNNDGERPY comes from the coding sequence ATGGGCTACTCAAGCAAGACTTTCCTATTCCTATGCCTAGTGGGGTTAACCCTTGCTCATGTTTCTCTAGCTGAAAGCTCTGACGTCCAAGACTTTCTGGATGCGCACAATGCAGCTCGTGCCGAAGTGGGTGTCGGTCCAATTTCTTGGAACAAGACCCTTGAAGCCTATGCTCAAAATTATGCTAACCAGAGGAGGGACTGCGTGTTGGAGCATTCAAACGGGCCGTACTCAGAGAACATATGTTCAGGCTGGAGTGGCTTTACAGCATTAGAGGCTGTGAAGATGTTTGTAGATGAGAAGCAATTCTATGACTATAAGAGCAACAAGTGTGTGAAGGATGAGTGCAGGCACTACACTCAGGTTATTTGGAAGGACACGACGAGTCTGGGCTGTGCCAAGGTAAGGTGTCATAGTGGCGGAATATTTGTGACATGTAACTATTCTCCTCCGGGAAATAACGACGGCGAACGCCCTTATTAG